One Saccharopolyspora erythraea NRRL 2338 genomic region harbors:
- the mraY gene encoding phospho-N-acetylmuramoyl-pentapeptide-transferase: MKSILVGAAVALVVSILFTPYLIRVFSRQGFGQEIREEVQQSHAAKRGTPTMGGVAILVAMWAGYLVAHLTVTDEPPTASGLLVLGLTTALGIVGFLDDFIKIRKQRNLGLNKTAKLVGQLVASVLFAVLAMQFANQNGITPASEHLSFIRDITVISFGSVGFVIFAYIAISGWSNAVNFTDGMDGLAGGTAAMVLAIYVVISFWQFRNNCSAPNGPALACYTVRDPLDIALVAGAAMAACVGFLWWNAAPAKIFMGDTGSLALGGLLAGLSMVTRTELLMIIIGGLFVVEALSVVMQIVVFRSTRRRLFRMAPFHHHFELAGWAETTVIIRFWVLAAISAMFGLGLFYADWLSLAREFF, encoded by the coding sequence GTGAAGAGCATCCTCGTCGGCGCCGCCGTGGCGCTGGTCGTGTCCATCCTGTTCACCCCGTACCTCATCCGCGTCTTCTCCCGGCAGGGCTTCGGGCAGGAGATCCGCGAGGAGGTGCAGCAGTCCCACGCCGCCAAGCGCGGCACGCCGACGATGGGCGGCGTGGCGATCCTGGTCGCCATGTGGGCGGGCTACCTGGTGGCCCACCTGACGGTCACCGACGAGCCGCCGACCGCCTCCGGGCTGCTGGTGCTCGGCCTGACCACCGCGCTGGGCATCGTCGGGTTCCTCGACGACTTCATCAAGATCCGCAAGCAGCGCAACCTCGGCCTGAACAAGACCGCCAAGCTGGTGGGCCAGCTCGTGGCATCGGTGCTGTTCGCGGTCCTGGCGATGCAGTTCGCCAACCAGAACGGCATCACGCCGGCCTCCGAGCACCTGTCGTTCATCCGCGACATCACGGTGATCTCGTTCGGCTCGGTCGGGTTCGTGATCTTCGCCTACATCGCGATCAGCGGCTGGTCCAACGCGGTGAACTTCACCGACGGCATGGACGGGCTGGCGGGCGGCACCGCGGCGATGGTGCTGGCGATCTACGTGGTGATCTCGTTCTGGCAGTTCCGCAACAACTGCTCGGCGCCCAACGGCCCGGCGCTGGCCTGCTACACGGTGCGCGACCCGCTGGACATCGCGCTCGTGGCGGGCGCGGCGATGGCGGCGTGCGTCGGCTTCCTGTGGTGGAACGCGGCACCGGCGAAGATCTTCATGGGCGACACCGGCTCGCTGGCCCTCGGCGGCCTGCTGGCCGGGCTGTCGATGGTCACCCGCACCGAGCTGCTGATGATCATCATCGGCGGTCTGTTCGTGGTCGAGGCGCTGTCGGTGGTCATGCAGATCGTGGTGTTCCGCTCGACGCGGCGGCGGCTGTTCCGGATGGCGCCGTTCCACCACCACTTCGAGCTGGCGGGCTGGGCCGAGACCACGGTGATCATCCGGTTCTGGGTCCTGGCCGCGATCAGCGCGATGTTCGGCCTGGGCCTGTTCTACGCGGACTGGCTCTCGCTGGCGCGCGAGTTCTTCTAG